ACATACATTTGTCTTTTAATGAGTCCAGGTTCGGTAACTCATTGCGATAGAATTTTCTTTTAAATTTATAATTTGCAGGATAGATGTCGTCTCTTGAGCCTGAAATCATGGTTAACCTTGATTGAATGGCTTCAGTAATAGCGCGTGATAAGGCAACCACACTGGATAAATGAGCCCCTGCCCCAGTAAAAAAATCAAGACCGCGCGTTCCTCTGAAATCAAATAAGGTAGCACTGTACGTTGGAACCCCATTAGCGGAAGTCATGTCACAAATCTTAAATTTCACAGAATCAAGCTCTATTTTTTTTAACAATGCAACCAAATGACTTGCATGGATGGTAGATGGGTCAATGTAGCGCAGCGGAGATAATTCAGAAAGGGTCCAACTATGTCTTTCAATAACTTCAAACATCCCATGACAGACGGCTTCTTCAAACGTGTTGCCAGAAGCAAGACCATTCGATGTTCCAGGAAAACACCCTAATCGGTTTGAACTTAAAACCAGTGAATCGAGATCAATCAGTGAGCTTGGAAAATAAATTTCTCGTCCACTATTTAATTCAATTCCAGAAGCCCAGGATAATTCCATGGTATAAAGAGCATCTGGTTTAATATCAAAATGTCCATTAACCAATGTTTCAAGTTCCACTAGCTCGTAGCGACTTTTCAATTGTTGGCAGGAGCCAAACAGTTTTGGTGGAAGCAAACGCTCCGCATGCCAACTTTCTATTGATTCCATGATGGCAGAAACTTTAGCAAGCTCATGCGTTATCCCTTTCCCTTGTGCCGTAGTTAAAATCCTTGAATCCGGTCTAATGGCAAGGTAGGTAGGAATATTCAAATCATCAAGACCGGTAATATTTGCCACGCGGGTAATACCAAACCTATCCCACAACAGAGGTTCTATTTTACCCAACGTTTCCTCCGGACTAACCGCGCGATACGTTCCCCCTAAATCAAGCATCCTGTTTACTGCTCCAGCCAAAACTTAAATTTTTTTATAATTATCCAAAATTATAAATGAGACCAAACATGACACTATCAAGCGATGGAGCTTGGGCATTCGCTACGCTGTAAATACCTGCCGTTGCTTGCGGACTTGCAAATGCACCCGTGACGGTTGATGAAAAATCATTATTCCCAAAAACATGCATGTAAGCTAACGTGAAGTCTAAATGATCAGTAAAGTTATACAAGCCGCCAACTTTAATTTCAGGATGGATGTTTGTTGAAACGGTTGTTAATCGATTGGTTGATGTATAATTGCTGCTGCCAATGCTGTTTTCAAAAATTGCAGTCCCTTTGACGTGCCTGTTCTCTGCCATGGCTCCACCTTTTAGATACACACTAAAGGGTACAAAATCGTACGTAATACCAGCCAACAAGTCAAAACCATAGAGGTAAGAGGAATTAGCAATGGATAATCTTCCGGAAGGAATACTGCCTGAGACATGCGAATTAGTACTGCCGTAATAACCCCAACCTGCTTCAGATGTAAAACCAAAATGATTAGAGTATCCATAAGCAAGACCAACAGCGCCTCGACCGCCCCATAATTGTTTGCTTATGGATGGTCCACTGCCAAAAACTGTCGCAGATTTCACTGTATTCCAGGTGACAGCGCCTTCACCGCTAATAAAAGGCACAAGACTTCCTGTTCCAACCGAAGAGCCCCCCCCCATCCCACCAGCGTAGGCACCTTGCGCCAATACACCCATAAAAAACATTGGCAATACAGTTTTTCTCATTTTATAACTCCATTATTTATTAAATAAAAATCATTTTTAAACCGGCTATCTTTACATAAGTCATTGACCGAATCTACGTTTTCCATAATGTTTTTTCCGCATGAGCTGTATTGTGAAAAAGATCATGATAAATTGCCATCTTCTAGAAATTTATTATTTTTTGGAAAAACCATGCATAATATCCATGTGTTTTTAGGTCCTTCCCTTGACTTAAATATCGCACGCGAGATTCTGCCGAATGCCCATTACCATCCTCCCATCCAGTGTGGGGATATCATTCGCTCAATGAGATTAAATCCAGGCATGATTGTTATCATCGATGGTTTATATGAAACAACGGCCGCAGTGTGGCATAAAGAAATTCTTTTTGCCATTCAGGCAGGGATTGAAGTGTGGGGAGCAGCCAGTATGGGAGCCCTTCGGGCTGCGGAACTGCACCATTATGGTATGAAAGGCTTTGGTGACATATTTCATGATTTCAAAGAAGGCAAACTCTCTGATGACGATGAAGTAGCCGTCTTACATCTTAGCCAAGTTGATGAATTTTCAGCAATTAATGATGCCATGGTGAACATTAGGGCAACGTGTGAATTAGCCTTATCAAAAAAATACTGACGCTTGCTGCAAAAAATTCACTAATAGCTTACTGTAAAGCTCAGTTTTATCCTTACCGCTCCTTAAAAAAAGCCGTCCTATATTTATCGGAAACCGACCGTCAGAGTTATACGGCTTTTGCAAAATGGCTAGATAATTATGGGGTGGTGGATATAAAAAAAAATGACGCCCTCTCCCTGCTCAAACATATTAAAGCATCCTACACCTCTGCTATTTATTCAAAAAAATTGGTACAAACCAAACCTTTAAATTCCATGACTTGCTTTTTAAGAGAACTCATCTTATTTGCCAACACGACACCTTTTCAGCATAGTTCTCCCTGGTTACCACACATTGAACATCAATTGCAAACCCTCCACACTCAATCTCCCATGGAATACATGTTGCTCGCAGAAATCGTTTCGTTTATGCAAAAATTGGCGATGTTGGCATCAAATGATAAAAAATCCATCAACAATGAAGCGTTAATTAATTATATTAGAAAAAATCAACTGTATTCACCGGAACAGGATTTTGCTTTTTATGAAAACCACCCGCTTTTATCGGACGTATATCTTCTAATCTGTCAAGCGGTATGTCTTGCACATTTAACCTCTGAGACTTTGGACAAATATTTGCCGATCATTGCTCATTATTATGCCCTTCCACCTGCTCTTGTTGCAAAATCCCAAAAAAGACTTCGAGTCATATTGATCATTATATTTTCTATTAATCAACACGTTCATCAGACCAATTTGACTATTTCCCAAAAACATTTACCGTACCATCTTAAACAATTAAAAAAATGGCGAAATTATAGTCATGCCCAATTTAAAAGCTGGATAAACCAAATTGGAATAAACCGTCAAGTTTTTACGTCATTTTTATCCGCTTATGTTAGTGCCTCTTCCGTTCATTTATTAGGCATGATAAAAATTAATTATCATCATTGGCTTTATGATGCTTATTCCTTGTATTTTGATAATCAGGTGTCTATTACTAACCATTCAGTTGTTACTTAAAGCAATAATTATTAGATTGCAAATTATAATACACGGAGATGAAATCTGATGGATGAGTTTAATCAATCCGAATTTCTACGATATCAACGCCATTTTCCAGTTATTGGCGTTGATGGCCAACGCCAACTGAAACAAGCCAAAGTCCTGTGCGTAGGCAGCGGAGGATTGGGATGCCCCGCTTTGCAATATCTAGCTGCTGCTGGAGTTGGTACTCTTGGAATCGTAGATGGTGATATGATTGAATTGAGTAATTTGCAACGGCAGATTTTATTTCAAACCGCTGATATCGGACGCAATAAAGCGGAGGTTGCATGCGAGCGTTTGCTAGCATTAAATCCAGAAATATCCATCAACGCTTATACTGGCTATTTATCCAACTCCAATGCCGAGAAGATTATAAACCATTTTGATGTCGTTCTGGATGCAACGGATAATTATGAGGCCAGATATTTATTGAACGAGACGTGTCGTACTTTAAACATCCCTCTTATTTCAGCAAGTATTTATCAGTTTGACGCACAATTAAGTGTGTTTAACTATAAAAATGGCCCATGTTATCAATGCTTATACCCAAGCCCACCACCACCAGCACTGACGCCTAATTGCGCCCTAGGTGGTGTTTTAGGAGTTTTACCAGGCGTAATCGGCACAATGCAAGCAGCGGAAGCCATAAAAGTCATTTTAGGGATAGGAGATGTTTTATCAGGCACCTTACTGAGCCTTGATTTATTATCGATGCGCTTTACTCAATTTGAAATTGAGAAACAGCATTGTGCCCTTCATCCTGCTGTGTCATTCCATACTGATATGGGAATAAACTCCTGTCGAGAAATAGTTTCTGTAACTGCGCTGGAATTATCTCATTTACTGTCCTCCGATAGCGGAACAATACAATTGATTGATGTGCGCCAACCTTATGAGCGCAAAATCTGTCATATAGGCGGTAAGCATATTCCCTTAGTTGAACTTGACAATTACCT
This genomic interval from Legionella oakridgensis ATCC 33761 = DSM 21215 contains the following:
- a CDS encoding YcaO-like family protein; amino-acid sequence: MLDLGGTYRAVSPEETLGKIEPLLWDRFGITRVANITGLDDLNIPTYLAIRPDSRILTTAQGKGITHELAKVSAIMESIESWHAERLLPPKLFGSCQQLKSRYELVELETLVNGHFDIKPDALYTMELSWASGIELNSGREIYFPSSLIDLDSLVLSSNRLGCFPGTSNGLASGNTFEEAVCHGMFEVIERHSWTLSELSPLRYIDPSTIHASHLVALLKKIELDSVKFKICDMTSANGVPTYSATLFDFRGTRGLDFFTGAGAHLSSVVALSRAITEAIQSRLTMISGSRDDIYPANYKFKRKFYRNELPNLDSLKDKCMSFVETSVPIDFTHCIQELLKRLKQQGFGKVIVFEHTRRELGIPVVHVIIPGMHFDWFKHKTQAYVPEFFCDDFPKPH
- a CDS encoding TfuA-like protein; this translates as MHNIHVFLGPSLDLNIAREILPNAHYHPPIQCGDIIRSMRLNPGMIVIIDGLYETTAAVWHKEILFAIQAGIEVWGAASMGALRAAELHHYGMKGFGDIFHDFKEGKLSDDDEVAVLHLSQVDEFSAINDAMVNIRATCELALSKKY
- the moeB gene encoding molybdopterin-synthase adenylyltransferase MoeB, producing the protein MDEFNQSEFLRYQRHFPVIGVDGQRQLKQAKVLCVGSGGLGCPALQYLAAAGVGTLGIVDGDMIELSNLQRQILFQTADIGRNKAEVACERLLALNPEISINAYTGYLSNSNAEKIINHFDVVLDATDNYEARYLLNETCRTLNIPLISASIYQFDAQLSVFNYKNGPCYQCLYPSPPPPALTPNCALGGVLGVLPGVIGTMQAAEAIKVILGIGDVLSGTLLSLDLLSMRFTQFEIEKQHCALHPAVSFHTDMGINSCREIVSVTALELSHLLSSDSGTIQLIDVRQPYERKICHIGGKHIPLVELDNYLEQMPKDQDLVLYCKSGARSAQACRTLQNAGFINVRHLKGGILEWIESVDSSLMKY